Proteins from a single region of Chloroflexota bacterium:
- a CDS encoding phage holin family protein: MRVRWNFERTVHQFAVHWAGAFLGVLLTALLLDPYVRLPETGSLMYWATAAAFSAVLAALNVYVRPLMYLATLPLTCCFMVVTLGFGHFVVGAFMFWLAGQIIPPIYVESFGWALLGALITAAISTSVSWLVFRRGQGQAGGSAPRQGGAGDGPAT, translated from the coding sequence GTGCGGGTGCGCTGGAACTTCGAGCGGACGGTTCACCAGTTCGCGGTGCACTGGGCCGGAGCGTTCTTGGGCGTGTTGCTGACGGCCCTGCTGCTGGACCCGTATGTCCGGCTGCCGGAGACCGGATCGCTGATGTACTGGGCGACGGCGGCGGCATTTTCCGCGGTGCTGGCGGCGCTGAACGTCTACGTGCGCCCGCTGATGTACCTGGCCACCCTGCCGCTCACCTGCTGCTTCATGGTCGTGACGCTGGGGTTCGGGCATTTCGTGGTGGGCGCGTTCATGTTTTGGCTGGCCGGCCAGATCATTCCGCCGATCTACGTGGAGAGCTTCGGCTGGGCGCTGCTGGGGGCGCTCATTACGGCGGCCATCTCGACGAGCGTGTCATGGCTCGTGTTTCGTCGCGGGCAGGGGCAGGCCGGCGGGTCGGCGCCGCGGCAGGGCGGGGCCGGCGACGGCCCCGCCACGTAG
- a CDS encoding NADP-dependent oxidoreductase, which produces MTESANRRYVLASRPHGMPTAENFRLEETPIPEPGDGEALVRTLWLSVDPYMRWAIRGPRTNVGEVVTAEVVGEVAATASPAVAVGQTVVGRIGWQAYGTLAADELRVIDPAIAPIQTGVGILGMPGLTAYFGLLEVGRPRPGETVLVSGAAGAVGSAVGQIAAIKGCRAVGIAGTEAKCRHLTQDLGFDAAINYRTDDLATALKRACPDGVDVYFDNVGGRILDMALQHLRMYARVVLCGFISQYNLEEPDVAPRHSVPLALACARMEGFFANDYFDRTDEALRELVGWIDAGRLKYREDIVEGLENAPAAFLRLFTGANVGKVLVKVAEPSVAAS; this is translated from the coding sequence ATGACTGAATCCGCCAACCGGCGCTACGTCCTCGCCAGCCGGCCCCATGGCATGCCGACAGCCGAGAACTTTCGGCTCGAGGAGACGCCGATCCCCGAGCCGGGCGACGGCGAGGCGCTGGTGCGCACGCTGTGGCTCTCGGTGGACCCCTATATGCGCTGGGCCATCCGCGGGCCGCGGACCAATGTCGGCGAAGTCGTCACCGCCGAGGTGGTGGGCGAGGTGGCGGCGACGGCGTCTCCCGCCGTGGCCGTGGGGCAGACCGTGGTGGGACGCATCGGGTGGCAGGCCTACGGCACGCTGGCGGCAGACGAGCTCCGCGTGATCGATCCAGCAATCGCCCCCATCCAGACCGGCGTCGGCATCCTGGGCATGCCCGGGCTCACGGCCTATTTCGGCCTGCTCGAGGTTGGCCGGCCGCGCCCAGGTGAGACCGTGCTGGTGTCGGGCGCCGCCGGTGCCGTCGGCTCCGCCGTGGGCCAGATCGCCGCCATCAAGGGCTGCCGCGCAGTGGGCATTGCCGGCACGGAGGCCAAGTGCCGGCACCTCACGCAGGACCTCGGCTTCGACGCGGCGATCAACTACCGCACCGACGACCTGGCAACCGCCCTCAAACGCGCCTGTCCCGACGGCGTGGACGTGTACTTCGACAACGTCGGCGGCCGCATCCTGGACATGGCGCTGCAACACCTGCGCATGTACGCCCGCGTCGTGCTGTGCGGCTTCATTTCGCAATACAACCTGGAGGAGCCGGACGTGGCGCCGCGGCATTCGGTGCCGCTGGCCCTGGCGTGCGCCCGCATGGAGGGCTTCTTCGCCAACGACTACTTCGACCGCACCGATGAGGCTCTGCGGGAGCTGGTGGGTTGGATCGACGCGGGACGTCTCAAGTATCGCGAGGACATCGTCGAGGGCCTGGAGAACGCCCCGGCGGCCTTTCTGCGCCTGTTCACGGGCGCGAATGTCGGCAAGGTGCTGGTCAAAGTGGCCGAGCCGTCGGTGGCGGCGTCGTAA
- a CDS encoding N-acetyltransferase, protein MSVSPGVAGASVAQAQGRATHGRLLLRDARPTDRLPAGALLREALTPQLADAIFGLGASGATRYFERLFQLPGTLWSYDITTLAELDSEVVGLVSHAPWAVLAQRRRSTLWGYWRAYGLRGLLKLIPRIRALMRASPAVPPDHWFIPCLAVAPEHRGNGVAHALLQTVYRHADAHAPACSLYVPTSNATAREFYDRAGYVEREGADSELLHRLAGVRGRVRFERTLANGKPA, encoded by the coding sequence GTGAGCGTATCGCCGGGCGTCGCGGGCGCGAGCGTCGCACAAGCTCAAGGCAGGGCGACCCACGGCCGCCTGCTGCTGCGAGATGCTCGGCCAACCGACCGGCTCCCCGCGGGAGCGCTGCTGCGCGAGGCGCTGACTCCGCAGCTCGCCGACGCCATATTTGGCCTGGGCGCTTCCGGCGCCACGCGGTACTTCGAGCGGCTGTTTCAGCTTCCGGGCACTCTGTGGAGCTATGACATCACCACGCTGGCCGAGCTCGACAGCGAGGTGGTGGGCTTGGTGTCGCACGCGCCGTGGGCGGTGCTTGCCCAGCGGCGCCGGTCAACCCTGTGGGGCTATTGGCGCGCCTACGGGCTTCGCGGGCTGCTGAAGTTGATTCCTCGCATCCGCGCCCTCATGCGCGCCAGCCCGGCCGTGCCGCCGGACCATTGGTTCATTCCCTGCCTCGCCGTGGCGCCCGAGCACCGCGGCAACGGCGTCGCGCACGCCCTATTGCAGACGGTGTACCGGCACGCCGATGCGCATGCCCCGGCGTGCAGCCTCTACGTGCCGACCAGCAATGCGACCGCGCGCGAGTTCTACGACCGCGCGGGCTACGTGGAGCGAGAGGGGGCGGACTCGGAGTTGCTCCACCGTCTCGCCGGCGTGCGTGGACGGGTCCGATTCGAGCGGACGCTCGCCAACGGCAAACCCGCCTAG
- a CDS encoding YdeI/OmpD-associated family protein — MPPSTLKRPLNPMPEFVERALLERGLMDAYRRRPPYQRNDYLGWIDRAKREPTKLRRLAQMLDELEQGDRYMKMAWRPSSRGR; from the coding sequence ATGCCGCCGTCGACCCTGAAGCGGCCCCTGAACCCAATGCCGGAGTTCGTCGAGCGCGCGTTGCTCGAACGCGGCCTGATGGACGCGTACCGCCGCCGGCCCCCGTATCAGCGCAACGACTACCTCGGCTGGATCGACCGGGCGAAGCGCGAGCCGACCAAGCTGCGGCGACTGGCACAAATGCTGGACGAGCTCGAGCAGGGCGACCGCTACATGAAGATGGCCTGGCGCCCTTCATCGCGCGGGCGCTAG
- a CDS encoding polysaccharide deacetylase family protein, with translation MTIARLPGFGESRRPLQLPRRQLLQLGAGAALGGALHVGPARLVAQDRAPWWVFVSEHRADLGYVVEDIPQGQFASTYTSLGGSAVAGAGISARFRDGSGDPLCQAFERLVLHVSPVTRSVRPVPLLKMASEGGFDDFLEAEHGIPPAWTARAASSLGISGDFAEAYHAFGNWPVLGAPATPPVRVQGVVMQRFDNAVIRLPDGGGPEDAELAPVPLYLRAAGYFPDTPFLPRSLPVYPMEAPPVIRHGDATQPYLFVTVDDCWDPEMTSRALDIARDERIKITFFPVGTVLRTNPDLWRRAIFEGHSIENHTYSHLPLPDLSDGRIRWELDEAGRQVNSALGYAYPQLFMRPPLGAGIPDARNRLVRISQAAGLHIAMWTVDSKGWHYPRDGGTRAQDFVLGNLTEKLQTGAVLLLHALASDIAALPRLAREIHSAGLQSVNLRDQLHLPGQTIDNGDPSSTCPETLPDAAEWC, from the coding sequence ATGACGATCGCTCGACTCCCCGGCTTCGGGGAGTCTCGCAGGCCGCTCCAGCTCCCGCGGCGGCAGCTCCTACAGCTTGGCGCGGGGGCCGCGCTCGGCGGCGCGCTGCACGTGGGGCCGGCACGGCTGGTCGCCCAGGACCGCGCCCCCTGGTGGGTCTTCGTGTCCGAGCACCGCGCCGACCTCGGCTATGTCGTGGAGGATATTCCGCAGGGCCAATTCGCCTCGACCTACACGTCGCTCGGCGGCAGCGCGGTGGCGGGTGCGGGCATCAGCGCGAGGTTTCGCGACGGGTCGGGCGATCCACTCTGCCAGGCATTCGAGCGTCTCGTGCTGCACGTATCGCCGGTCACACGGAGCGTCCGGCCGGTGCCGCTGCTCAAGATGGCGAGCGAGGGCGGATTCGACGACTTCCTCGAGGCCGAGCATGGAATCCCCCCGGCCTGGACCGCTCGTGCGGCTTCCAGTCTCGGGATTAGCGGCGATTTCGCAGAGGCCTACCACGCCTTCGGCAACTGGCCCGTCTTGGGCGCGCCGGCGACGCCGCCGGTGCGCGTGCAGGGCGTGGTGATGCAACGATTCGACAACGCCGTGATCAGGCTGCCTGACGGCGGTGGGCCCGAAGACGCCGAGTTGGCGCCCGTACCGCTCTATCTGCGGGCGGCCGGATACTTTCCCGACACGCCCTTCCTGCCGCGCTCGCTGCCGGTATATCCGATGGAGGCGCCACCGGTGATCCGCCACGGCGACGCCACGCAACCGTATCTCTTCGTCACGGTCGACGACTGCTGGGACCCGGAAATGACCAGCCGCGCCCTCGACATTGCCCGCGACGAGCGGATCAAGATCACGTTCTTTCCCGTCGGTACGGTGCTCCGGACGAACCCGGACCTCTGGCGCCGGGCAATCTTCGAGGGACACTCGATCGAGAACCACACGTATTCGCATCTGCCGTTGCCTGACCTGAGCGATGGCCGCATTCGCTGGGAGCTGGACGAGGCCGGACGCCAGGTCAATTCCGCATTGGGCTACGCGTACCCACAGCTGTTCATGCGGCCGCCGCTGGGTGCGGGCATTCCAGACGCGCGGAACCGCCTGGTTCGAATCTCGCAGGCTGCGGGGCTCCACATTGCCATGTGGACGGTAGATTCCAAGGGATGGCACTACCCTCGCGACGGTGGTACCCGCGCGCAAGACTTCGTGCTGGGCAACCTGACCGAGAAACTTCAAACCGGGGCAGTTCTACTTCTCCACGCCCTCGCCAGCGACATTGCCGCGCTGCCCCGGCTCGCGCGCGAAATCCACAGCGCGGGCCTCCAGAGCGTGAACCTGCGTGACCAGCTGCATCTCCCCGGCCAGACCATCGACAACGGCGATCCGTCGTCGACGTGCCCGGAGACCCTCCCCGATGCGGCGGAGTGGTGCTGA
- a CDS encoding heavy metal translocating P-type ATPase: MTTAAPARETTEVTLRIDGMSCASCVGRVEEALSGVEGVVAATVNLATETAAAEFDPARTDTAALAAAVEAAGYDVPTTEMHAQIGGMSCASCVSRVEDSLRGAPGVLEAAVNLASERAHVRAIRGTATLADLAAAVEAAGYELVAPPAAGAAEREVGSWDAARRREQRLLGWQAAAAVSLGLLVLWAGATYIPGLWRPEVFANPVVQLALATPVQFVLGWRFYRGTWTALRRGGADMNTLIAVGTSAAYGSSLVLTIWPSLLENGAAMHHYDTAMIIIGLVLLGRWIEARAKGQASNAIKRLMNLRPATALVERDGERVEVPLDSVQVGDIVHVSPGAKIPVDGEVVDGASAVDESLITGESVPVEKTAGDQVVGATLNTTGRLRIRTTAVDRESVLAQIVRLVEQAQTTKAPLQRLADRVAGRFVPAVIVIALAALAVWAAVGPDPRAAHALVSFVAVLVVACPCALGLATPLAILVGTGRGAEHGVLIRSGEALEAAGKIDTVLLDKTGTLTHGEPELVDVLPHDGIPPAELLRLAAGAEADSEHPLGRAIVRGARARGVAVPRADEFHSVTGGGVQAIVEERPVIVGTSELLAQAGVSLDADDFDVARLAAQGRTPLYAAIDGQLAGVLAVADTVRPEAADTVAALRRMDLRVVMLTGDRPETAQAVARAGGIDEVRARVRPDDKAAVVRELQARGARVVMAGDGINDAPALAQADLGIAMGAGADIAMAAGDVTLVRSDLRGVLTAVRLSRRTVRTIKENLALAFGYNILVIPLAAGAFFPLLGVQLDPMLAALAMALESLSVVGNSLRLRRFGAGGRRRPDGAF, translated from the coding sequence GTGACCACCGCCGCGCCCGCGCGCGAGACGACCGAGGTGACGCTCCGGATTGACGGGATGTCCTGCGCCTCGTGCGTCGGGCGCGTCGAAGAGGCGTTGTCGGGTGTCGAGGGGGTGGTGGCGGCGACGGTGAACCTCGCCACCGAAACGGCCGCGGCGGAGTTCGACCCGGCCCGGACGGACACCGCCGCGCTTGCGGCGGCGGTGGAGGCGGCGGGATACGACGTGCCGACCACCGAAATGCACGCGCAGATCGGGGGCATGAGCTGCGCCTCGTGCGTGTCGCGCGTGGAAGACTCCCTGCGTGGGGCGCCGGGCGTGCTCGAGGCGGCGGTCAACCTGGCCTCGGAGCGGGCGCACGTGCGGGCGATTCGGGGCACGGCGACACTCGCCGACCTCGCCGCCGCGGTGGAGGCGGCGGGGTACGAGCTTGTCGCACCGCCGGCGGCGGGCGCCGCCGAACGCGAGGTCGGCTCATGGGACGCCGCGCGGCGCCGCGAGCAGCGGCTGCTGGGCTGGCAGGCCGCGGCGGCCGTGAGCCTGGGCCTGCTGGTGCTCTGGGCGGGCGCGACCTATATCCCGGGCCTCTGGCGGCCCGAGGTATTCGCGAACCCGGTCGTGCAGTTGGCGCTGGCGACGCCGGTGCAGTTCGTGCTCGGGTGGCGCTTCTACCGGGGGACGTGGACGGCGCTGCGCCGCGGCGGCGCCGACATGAACACCTTGATCGCCGTGGGCACCAGCGCGGCCTATGGGTCCAGCCTGGTGCTGACGATTTGGCCCTCGCTCCTGGAAAACGGCGCCGCCATGCATCACTACGACACGGCCATGATCATCATCGGCCTGGTGCTGCTCGGACGTTGGATCGAGGCGCGGGCCAAGGGTCAGGCGTCGAACGCAATCAAGCGCCTCATGAACCTGCGGCCGGCAACGGCGCTGGTCGAGCGCGACGGTGAGCGTGTCGAGGTTCCGCTGGACAGCGTGCAAGTCGGCGACATCGTCCATGTCTCGCCGGGCGCCAAGATCCCGGTGGACGGCGAGGTCGTGGACGGCGCATCGGCGGTCGACGAATCGCTGATCACGGGCGAGAGCGTGCCGGTGGAGAAAACCGCCGGCGACCAGGTGGTCGGGGCGACGCTCAACACCACGGGGCGTCTCCGCATCCGCACGACGGCGGTGGACCGCGAGTCCGTGCTGGCGCAGATCGTGCGTCTGGTGGAGCAAGCCCAGACCACCAAGGCGCCGCTGCAGCGGCTGGCGGATCGCGTGGCCGGGCGGTTCGTGCCCGCGGTGATTGTGATTGCGCTGGCCGCATTGGCGGTGTGGGCGGCGGTCGGCCCCGACCCCAGGGCGGCACACGCGCTGGTGAGCTTCGTGGCCGTGCTGGTGGTCGCGTGTCCCTGCGCGCTCGGCCTGGCCACGCCCCTGGCCATCTTGGTCGGGACGGGCCGGGGCGCCGAGCACGGGGTGCTGATTCGCAGCGGCGAGGCGCTCGAAGCGGCGGGCAAGATCGACACGGTGTTGCTGGACAAGACCGGCACGCTGACCCACGGCGAGCCCGAGCTGGTGGACGTGCTGCCGCACGACGGCATCCCGCCAGCCGAACTGCTGCGGCTGGCGGCGGGCGCCGAGGCCGACTCGGAACACCCGCTCGGTCGCGCGATCGTACGCGGCGCCAGGGCTCGGGGCGTCGCGGTCCCACGGGCCGACGAGTTTCACTCGGTCACCGGCGGCGGCGTGCAGGCCATCGTGGAGGAACGTCCAGTCATCGTCGGCACGTCGGAGTTGCTGGCGCAGGCCGGTGTGTCGCTGGACGCCGATGACTTCGATGTCGCGAGGTTGGCGGCGCAGGGTCGCACGCCGCTGTACGCGGCGATCGATGGCCAGCTGGCCGGGGTGCTGGCGGTGGCCGACACCGTGCGGCCCGAGGCGGCCGACACGGTGGCCGCGCTGCGGCGCATGGACCTGCGAGTGGTGATGCTCACCGGCGACCGACCGGAGACGGCGCAGGCGGTGGCGCGCGCGGGTGGGATCGACGAAGTGCGCGCGCGCGTGCGACCCGACGACAAGGCAGCGGTCGTCCGCGAGCTGCAAGCGCGGGGCGCGCGGGTGGTGATGGCGGGCGACGGCATCAACGACGCCCCGGCGCTGGCCCAGGCCGATCTGGGCATCGCCATGGGGGCGGGCGCCGACATCGCCATGGCGGCGGGAGACGTCACCCTGGTGCGCAGCGATCTGCGCGGCGTGCTGACGGCCGTTCGCCTGAGCCGTCGCACGGTGCGCACCATCAAGGAGAACCTGGCGTTGGCGTTTGGCTACAACATTCTGGTCATTCCGCTCGCCGCCGGGGCGTTCTTCCCCCTGCTGGGCGTGCAACTCGACCCGATGCTGGCCGCGTTGGCGATGGCCTTGGAGTCGCTGTCGGTGGTGGGGAACTCGCTGCGCCTGCGGCGGTTCGGCGCGGGCGGCCGCAGACGGCCTGACGGGGCGTTCTAG
- a CDS encoding metal-sensitive transcriptional regulator — translation MDDATRRLVNRWRSIEGHARGVERMIADEAYCTDILKQTLAIQGAIERVNAAILERHLQTCVAAAIRSDDPAERERVIRELLEVMKGTGHLRRVASTGEVLESVAEALADGGSVPEPAPTEAGPT, via the coding sequence ATGGACGATGCGACGCGGCGACTCGTCAATCGCTGGAGGTCAATCGAGGGGCACGCGCGCGGCGTCGAGCGCATGATTGCGGACGAGGCCTACTGCACAGACATCCTCAAGCAGACGCTGGCGATTCAGGGCGCCATCGAAAGGGTGAACGCCGCCATTCTCGAGCGTCACCTCCAAACCTGCGTCGCTGCCGCCATCCGCAGCGACGACCCCGCCGAGCGCGAGCGCGTGATCCGCGAGCTGCTGGAGGTCATGAAGGGAACGGGGCACCTGCGTCGTGTCGCGTCGACGGGAGAGGTCCTCGAGAGCGTGGCCGAGGCGCTCGCCGACGGCGGATCGGTCCCGGAGCCCGCGCCGACGGAGGCGGGCCCGACGTGA
- a CDS encoding DUF2298 domain-containing protein has product MGATSRSLWDSRSWDAGPLPRGLATDHVRSLVARRIEPGGGPSAGRLTGGGRVAILDARREACAGARRAGPIDQALWLLALVAFAVLGVPWARLAFGRLTTRGLALAAPLGFFLFHYVAWLGLFTGWFRNGTTYAWAALAVFAAATAALAWLMRADLRELWPRRRLWVWGMAALLVAYGVGVGMRWLNPEIAGTEKPMDLALLSATMRSPDFPPLDPWFAGETINYYYLGYSMGGALAHLAGASPAVAYNTYLATLLALLVVGVGSAGYDLAAMLGAGPRRALRAAVGSVLVGVVAGNLAITRAVVTEEFRGQTGFWPGIGWNASRVIERQPVDGVADKTINEFPAFSFILGDLHPHVMALPFAVMAAGLALQGIAVWWRPGADRSWTPWAGSLLAGLLVGGLYGLNAWDLPTYGVLVIGAAFLAHLGGPGTRAWGRLLVHAALIVVAAAVAWLPYSLNVTLLSEGLGVVPTRTLALHFLQVFGLLGLLAVAGLVALLADGSRSTRVWLGVSAAVAALAVLVTGGEIAGVLLVVLVLAVAAMGRPQAAPGPFALGLLVAAAFGLMLVVELVHVDDFFGPPYVRMNTVFKVHYQAWALLAIAAGPALLVTWRKLSDAGGPGWAVARAGYASVVAVLLVLALSYSAVALRDKAADSKVSGTIDGLAQAERLHADDLAAARWLARNAGDAAVVLEAPGTPYSEMSRIATWSGVPTVIGWTQHEQLWRGSIPEIGERADAVDRIYAAADAAEALRLMRRYGVTHVVFGRIERARYDATAASRLRAYLEPVAQFGGTTVFAVPANP; this is encoded by the coding sequence ATGGGCGCCACTTCGCGAAGTCTGTGGGACAGCCGGTCGTGGGACGCGGGGCCGTTGCCGCGCGGCCTGGCGACCGACCACGTGCGGTCGCTTGTAGCGCGTCGGATAGAGCCCGGCGGCGGCCCGTCCGCCGGACGGCTGACCGGCGGTGGGCGCGTGGCTATCCTTGACGCGCGGCGCGAGGCGTGCGCCGGTGCACGGAGGGCCGGACCGATCGATCAGGCGCTCTGGCTGCTTGCACTGGTCGCGTTCGCCGTGCTCGGGGTGCCCTGGGCGCGCCTGGCCTTCGGACGGCTGACCACCCGCGGCCTCGCGCTCGCCGCGCCCCTCGGGTTCTTCCTGTTTCACTACGTCGCCTGGCTCGGGCTGTTCACCGGCTGGTTCCGCAACGGCACGACCTACGCCTGGGCCGCGCTCGCGGTCTTCGCGGCCGCGACGGCGGCGCTGGCCTGGCTCATGCGGGCGGACCTGCGCGAGCTTTGGCCGCGCCGGCGCCTCTGGGTCTGGGGCATGGCGGCGCTCCTCGTCGCCTACGGCGTCGGCGTGGGGATGCGCTGGCTCAATCCCGAGATCGCCGGCACCGAAAAGCCCATGGACCTGGCACTGCTCAGCGCCACCATGCGCAGCCCGGACTTCCCACCGCTCGACCCGTGGTTTGCGGGCGAGACGATCAACTACTACTACCTGGGCTACTCGATGGGCGGCGCCCTGGCGCACCTGGCGGGTGCGTCGCCCGCCGTGGCCTACAACACCTACCTCGCCACGCTGCTGGCATTGCTCGTCGTGGGCGTCGGCTCGGCGGGCTACGACCTGGCCGCGATGCTCGGCGCCGGGCCGCGGCGCGCGCTGCGGGCGGCGGTTGGGTCGGTGCTCGTCGGAGTCGTCGCCGGCAACTTGGCCATCACGCGCGCCGTGGTGACCGAGGAGTTTCGCGGCCAGACCGGCTTCTGGCCGGGCATTGGGTGGAACGCTTCACGCGTCATCGAGCGGCAGCCGGTCGATGGCGTGGCTGACAAGACGATCAACGAGTTCCCGGCCTTCTCCTTCATTCTCGGCGATCTGCACCCTCACGTGATGGCGCTGCCATTTGCCGTGATGGCCGCCGGCCTCGCGTTGCAAGGCATTGCGGTCTGGTGGCGGCCCGGCGCCGACAGGAGCTGGACGCCGTGGGCAGGCTCGCTGCTCGCGGGACTCTTGGTCGGCGGCCTCTACGGGCTGAATGCGTGGGACCTGCCGACCTATGGGGTCCTCGTCATCGGCGCGGCCTTCCTGGCGCACCTTGGCGGGCCGGGGACGCGCGCCTGGGGCCGGCTGCTGGTCCACGCCGCATTGATCGTCGTGGCGGCGGCCGTCGCCTGGCTGCCCTACAGCCTGAACGTCACCCTGCTCAGCGAGGGACTGGGGGTGGTGCCCACGCGCACGCTAGCGCTGCACTTCCTGCAGGTGTTCGGTCTGCTGGGCTTGCTCGCCGTGGCGGGGCTGGTCGCGCTGCTGGCGGACGGCTCGCGGTCGACGCGCGTCTGGCTCGGCGTGAGCGCGGCCGTCGCGGCACTGGCCGTGCTGGTCACCGGCGGGGAAATCGCGGGCGTCCTCCTCGTCGTGCTGGTCCTGGCGGTGGCGGCGATGGGGCGCCCGCAAGCCGCGCCGGGACCGTTCGCCCTTGGCCTTCTGGTGGCGGCCGCGTTCGGCCTGATGCTGGTGGTCGAGCTGGTCCACGTGGACGACTTCTTCGGACCGCCCTATGTCCGCATGAACACCGTGTTCAAGGTGCACTACCAGGCATGGGCCTTGCTGGCGATTGCCGCGGGTCCGGCGCTCCTCGTAACCTGGCGCAAGCTTTCCGACGCCGGCGGCCCGGGGTGGGCGGTGGCCCGCGCCGGTTATGCCAGCGTGGTCGCGGTGCTGCTGGTGCTGGCGTTGAGCTACTCCGCGGTCGCCCTGCGCGACAAGGCGGCCGACAGCAAGGTCAGCGGCACGATTGACGGGCTGGCGCAAGCCGAGCGGCTGCACGCCGACGATCTGGCAGCGGCGCGCTGGCTGGCGCGAAACGCGGGGGACGCGGCCGTCGTTCTGGAAGCGCCGGGTACTCCGTACAGTGAGATGTCACGCATCGCCACGTGGTCGGGTGTGCCGACCGTGATCGGCTGGACGCAACATGAGCAGCTATGGCGCGGGAGCATTCCCGAGATCGGCGAGCGCGCCGACGCCGTTGACCGAATCTATGCGGCGGCGGATGCCGCGGAAGCCCTGCGACTCATGCGCCGCTACGGCGTGACGCACGTGGTGTTCGGCCGCATCGAGCGGGCCCGCTACGACGCAACCGCGGCATCTCGCCTGCGCGCCTACCTCGAGCCCGTGGCGCAGTTTGGCGGCACAACCGTCTTCGCGGTGCCGGCCAATCCATGA
- a CDS encoding TIGR03663 family protein has translation MISEQTGQVGRSDEIRAWLAGPAGFGLSRGEVLLYLAILALAAGLRFYDLGDRTFHHDEAIHAKESVEMIRGKQYRYDPAYHGPLLYFTNTLFFMAVGHDDVTARVIPALVGVATVAALVLLRPELGRIGTPLAMTAMTLSTAFLYYSRFVRNDIYVALFTLVLVGALVRYMSQPRRRWIYIAWVALGLSFVTKENTYIHGVLLVGLLAAFGLVAWAAARRPSRKSAPVVGTIHSAMTHLRRDAEHLVYGFLVFVLIAFLFYTSFLTNLTGFRDAFVDSVDYWAAVHESERVNQPWFYYPMFLLVYEPFALLVGAFALTRLTTARTPLPWILVLWGVVGMGIYSTLGEKAPWLVLHVMWPFLVLASWYAGRRLESGQPAMLRAAMAVLVVGLFAWTVRFGVPTTYERGDVPIDFVMYVQTSPDALKGVAAIEASGQATGEANHVRAVVENEFAWPLAWYLRNYPNIAYEKEVTLEQALSSQVVLLKKETSARLRLDTHGYSSEVLPLRRWFPEFAYRGWTLGFLGKFFNDPKARDTFWDWLVRRERTPVPIGSFDYVLHIRDDMDMQTVQPVGEALK, from the coding sequence ATGATCAGCGAGCAGACCGGTCAGGTTGGCAGATCGGACGAAATCCGCGCCTGGCTGGCGGGTCCCGCGGGCTTCGGGCTGAGCCGCGGCGAGGTGCTGCTGTACCTCGCGATCCTGGCGCTGGCAGCCGGACTGCGCTTCTACGACCTCGGCGACCGGACCTTCCACCACGACGAGGCCATTCACGCCAAGGAATCCGTGGAGATGATCCGCGGCAAGCAGTACCGCTACGACCCCGCCTACCACGGGCCCCTGCTGTATTTCACCAACACGCTGTTCTTCATGGCGGTTGGCCACGACGACGTCACGGCGCGCGTGATCCCGGCCCTGGTCGGCGTGGCGACGGTGGCGGCGCTTGTCCTGCTGCGCCCCGAGTTGGGCCGCATCGGCACGCCGCTGGCCATGACCGCCATGACGCTCTCGACGGCGTTCCTGTACTACTCGCGGTTCGTTCGCAACGACATCTACGTCGCGCTGTTCACGCTCGTGCTCGTCGGGGCGCTAGTGCGCTACATGTCCCAGCCGCGCCGTCGCTGGATTTATATCGCCTGGGTCGCGCTGGGGCTCTCATTTGTGACCAAGGAAAACACCTATATCCACGGCGTGCTGCTGGTCGGGCTGCTGGCCGCATTCGGCCTCGTGGCGTGGGCCGCGGCGCGCCGCCCGTCGCGCAAGTCCGCGCCGGTGGTGGGCACGATTCACTCGGCCATGACCCACCTGCGCCGCGACGCCGAGCACCTCGTCTACGGCTTCCTCGTGTTCGTGCTCATCGCGTTCCTCTTCTACACCTCGTTTCTGACCAACCTCACCGGGTTTCGCGACGCCTTCGTCGACTCGGTGGACTATTGGGCCGCGGTCCACGAGTCCGAGCGCGTCAACCAGCCGTGGTTCTACTACCCGATGTTTCTCCTGGTCTACGAGCCGTTCGCGTTGCTCGTGGGCGCGTTCGCGCTTACCCGCCTGACCACGGCCCGCACGCCGCTGCCGTGGATCCTGGTCCTGTGGGGCGTGGTCGGCATGGGCATCTACTCGACGCTCGGCGAGAAGGCCCCCTGGCTGGTGCTCCACGTGATGTGGCCCTTCCTGGTGCTGGCGAGTTGGTACGCCGGACGGCGACTGGAATCGGGCCAGCCGGCCATGCTGCGCGCCGCCATGGCCGTGTTGGTAGTTGGGCTATTCGCCTGGACCGTGCGCTTCGGCGTGCCGACCACCTACGAACGCGGAGACGTGCCCATTGACTTTGTCATGTATGTGCAGACCTCACCGGACGCGCTGAAGGGCGTCGCCGCAATCGAGGCCTCCGGCCAGGCCACCGGGGAGGCCAACCACGTGCGGGCGGTGGTTGAAAACGAGTTCGCCTGGCCGCTGGCGTGGTACTTGCGGAACTACCCGAACATTGCCTATGAGAAAGAGGTGACCTTGGAGCAGGCGCTCAGCTCGCAAGTCGTGCTATTGAAGAAAGAGACGTCGGCGCGGCTGCGCCTGGATACCCACGGATATTCCTCGGAGGTCCTGCCGCTGCGGCGCTGGTTCCCCGAGTTCGCCTACCGCGGCTGGACGCTTGGGTTTCTGGGCAAGTTCTTCAACGATCCCAAGGCCCGCGATACCTTTTGGGATTGGCTCGTTCGGAGAGAGCGGACGCCAGTGCCCATCGGCAGCTTTGACTACGTGTTGCACATCCGCGACGACATGGACATGCAGACCGTCCAGCCCGTCGGCGAGGCGCTCAAGTGA